From Amycolatopsis sp. YIM 10, the proteins below share one genomic window:
- a CDS encoding MFS transporter, producing MSANPRGTETAHSSRAGPREWTGLGVLALPTILLGLDVTLLYLALPALSVDLQPSSTQALWILDSYGLVIAGLLVTMGAIGDRLGRRRLLMIGTAAFGIVSIVAAFAPTAEILIAARALLGVAGATLMPSCLALITNMFIDARQRALAIGVWATTFALGMAAGPLVGGVLLESFWWGSAFLLALPIAGLVLLTAPVLLPEYRAAETGRVDLLSVALSLGAILPLVYAIKHAAAEGFDTQTTVALVASAVFTIAFVHRQRRLSDPLLDVALFTNRASGTALGVLLVGLVGVGGALYLVTQHLQLVEELSPLAAGAWMGPPALAMVVAAIGAPLLTRRVRPGYVVAGTLVLSTLGYVLLTQVRGPDSIGLVVGGFALVYLGFGSVGALGSDLVVGTTPAHRAGSAAAMSETVQELGVAMGVAMLGSLTTLVYRSQVPADGPGGESLAGAISTPEVSPALVAQAKEAFTTGINISATVTGVAILALAVMSAVVLRHIPPTAAVPAVSSDPAEDKVAGGANTR from the coding sequence GTGTCGGCGAATCCCAGGGGAACAGAAACCGCGCACTCGAGCCGGGCCGGGCCGAGGGAATGGACGGGCCTCGGGGTACTCGCCCTGCCGACGATCTTGCTCGGGCTCGACGTGACCCTGCTCTACCTCGCTCTTCCGGCCCTTTCGGTCGACCTGCAGCCGAGCAGCACCCAAGCGCTGTGGATCCTCGACTCGTACGGACTCGTGATCGCCGGGCTGCTGGTCACCATGGGCGCGATCGGGGACCGGCTCGGTCGCCGGCGCCTGCTCATGATCGGCACCGCGGCGTTCGGCATCGTGTCGATCGTCGCCGCCTTTGCCCCCACTGCCGAGATCCTCATCGCGGCACGAGCCCTGCTGGGCGTGGCGGGCGCGACGCTCATGCCGTCCTGTCTCGCCCTGATCACCAACATGTTCATCGACGCCCGTCAGCGAGCGCTGGCGATCGGCGTGTGGGCGACCACCTTCGCGCTCGGCATGGCGGCCGGTCCACTCGTCGGCGGTGTGCTGCTGGAGTCCTTCTGGTGGGGCTCGGCGTTCCTGCTCGCGCTGCCCATCGCGGGACTCGTGCTGCTGACCGCACCGGTGCTGCTGCCGGAATACCGCGCCGCGGAGACCGGGCGGGTCGACCTGCTCAGCGTCGCACTCTCGCTGGGCGCCATCCTGCCCCTGGTCTACGCGATCAAGCACGCGGCCGCAGAGGGCTTCGACACCCAGACCACGGTCGCACTGGTGGCCAGCGCGGTGTTCACCATCGCCTTCGTCCACCGGCAGCGCCGTCTGAGCGATCCGCTGCTCGACGTCGCGCTGTTCACCAATCGAGCCTCCGGCACCGCCCTTGGCGTTCTGCTCGTGGGTCTCGTCGGCGTCGGAGGGGCGCTGTATCTGGTCACTCAGCACCTGCAGCTCGTCGAAGAGCTTTCCCCGTTGGCCGCCGGCGCGTGGATGGGCCCGCCCGCACTGGCGATGGTCGTCGCCGCCATCGGCGCACCGCTGCTCACGCGCCGCGTGCGACCCGGCTACGTCGTCGCGGGCACCCTCGTCCTGTCGACTCTCGGCTACGTGCTGCTCACCCAGGTGCGCGGTCCCGACAGCATCGGCTTGGTCGTGGGCGGATTCGCCTTGGTATACCTCGGATTCGGATCGGTGGGAGCGCTCGGTTCCGACCTGGTGGTCGGCACCACGCCCGCCCATCGGGCCGGCTCCGCCGCCGCGATGTCCGAGACCGTCCAGGAACTCGGCGTCGCCATGGGGGTGGCCATGCTGGGCAGCCTGACCACGCTGGTGTACCGCAGTCAGGTGCCCGCCGACGGTCCGGGTGGCGAAAGCCTGGCCGGGGCCATTTCCACGCCCGAGGTTTCGCCCGCGCTGGTGGCGCAGGCCAAGGAAGCGTTCACCACCGGGATCAACATCTCCGCCACGGTCACCGGTGTCGCGATTCTCGCGCTGGCCGTGATGTCCGCGGTCGTTCTACGGCACATCCCGCCCACCGCGGCGGTCCCGGCCGTGTCTTCCGATCCGGCCGAGGACAAGGTGGCCGGCGGTGCGAACACTCGGTGA
- a CDS encoding MarR family winged helix-turn-helix transcriptional regulator — protein MCNDDNRTLNLLGAVVTGAHDQLASAVETAAGHSGALAAALAMAAQYEGLTMGTLQRFLGISRPATIRLVNLLESDGLAVRRHLDDDRRSTSVVLTDVGHREAQRVLAARRSVLERLLPDSSKQERAVLDRVLERILTAMITHPDRGYEVCRLCDISTCPPSRCPVETMVVAMEPDAPEGILTSQNER, from the coding sequence ATGTGCAACGACGACAACCGCACCCTGAACCTGCTCGGCGCAGTCGTGACCGGTGCGCACGACCAACTCGCGTCCGCGGTCGAAACCGCGGCCGGCCACAGTGGCGCGCTCGCCGCCGCGCTGGCCATGGCCGCGCAGTACGAGGGCCTCACCATGGGAACCCTGCAGCGGTTCCTGGGCATCAGCCGCCCGGCCACGATCCGCCTGGTCAATCTGCTGGAGAGCGACGGACTCGCCGTGCGGCGCCATCTCGACGACGACCGCCGGTCCACCTCGGTGGTGCTGACCGACGTCGGTCATCGCGAGGCCCAGCGCGTCCTCGCCGCCCGCCGCTCGGTGCTGGAGCGCCTGCTGCCCGACTCGAGCAAGCAGGAACGCGCGGTGCTCGACCGTGTCCTCGAACGCATCTTGACCGCGATGATCACCCACCCGGACCGCGGGTACGAGGTGTGCCGGCTCTGCGACATCAGCACCTGCCCACCGTCGCGCTGCCCGGTGGAAACCATGGTCGTCGCCATGGAGCCCGACGCTCCCGAGGGGATTCTGACCTCGCAGAACGAACGTTGA
- a CDS encoding arginase family protein, whose amino-acid sequence MRVIGAPFSSAGRMDHEALAPEALREAGLIERLRAALGPDEPVTSGGDVAIGASAARPHRDGHSGLRSLPGLEAVTTTMRAAVAETLLDYDRPLVLGGDCAILPGCLRGAQDALGYDQVGLLFIDGHEDAWPPHESDTGEAADSELGFLLGQHREQLPASLDAQLPVLDRSAVVALGPRDGDEIAASDAPSLAEQVRLVTAQQLTVGEDSPADHARKALARIRANTAHWWLHIDLDVLSSDALDAVSYEQPGGLDWNQLSELVATALSEPGCVGITVCDYDPDRDPDGTGARRVLDWFGSLPTGVPPTSSLLTPSDRSALEAAIWANMTPCATTTTAP is encoded by the coding sequence ATGCGAGTGATCGGTGCCCCGTTCAGCTCCGCGGGCCGGATGGATCACGAGGCCCTGGCGCCGGAGGCGCTGCGCGAAGCCGGGCTCATCGAACGACTGCGCGCCGCCCTCGGCCCCGACGAGCCGGTCACCAGCGGCGGCGACGTCGCCATCGGTGCCTCGGCGGCCCGTCCCCACCGCGACGGGCACTCGGGACTGCGATCCCTTCCCGGGCTCGAGGCCGTGACCACCACCATGCGCGCAGCGGTGGCCGAGACATTGCTCGACTACGACCGGCCCCTGGTACTCGGCGGTGACTGCGCGATCCTGCCCGGTTGCCTGCGCGGGGCCCAGGACGCGCTCGGCTACGACCAGGTGGGGCTGCTGTTCATCGATGGCCACGAAGACGCCTGGCCACCACACGAGTCCGACACCGGCGAGGCCGCCGACAGCGAACTCGGGTTCCTGCTGGGACAGCATCGTGAGCAGCTACCGGCGTCGCTTGATGCCCAGTTGCCCGTGCTCGACAGAAGCGCCGTGGTCGCGCTGGGCCCCCGCGACGGTGACGAGATCGCCGCCAGTGACGCCCCGTCGCTGGCTGAACAGGTCCGGCTGGTCACGGCGCAGCAGCTCACCGTCGGCGAGGACAGCCCGGCCGACCACGCCCGAAAGGCGCTGGCCCGCATCCGGGCCAACACCGCGCACTGGTGGCTGCACATCGATCTCGACGTGCTGTCCAGCGACGCCCTTGACGCGGTGAGCTACGAACAGCCTGGTGGGCTGGACTGGAACCAGCTCAGCGAACTCGTCGCCACCGCGCTCAGCGAGCCGGGGTGCGTGGGCATCACAGTCTGCGACTACGACCCCGATCGTGATCCGGACGGAACGGGCGCGCGGCGCGTTCTCGACTGGTTCGGATCTCTTCCCACCGGCGTCCCACCGACATCATCCCTTCTGACACCGTCCGATCGGTCGGCGCTCGAAGCCGCCATCTGGGCGAACATGACACCATGTGCAACGACGACAACCGCACCCTGA
- a CDS encoding dimethylarginine dimethylaminohydrolase family protein — translation MTPTTPKVPKAPEEVTEGGLAWGRRVLMCSPEHFDVTYSINVWMDPDVRVDFDRAWRQWDDLVSTLETAGTEVRTVPAAPGLPDMVFTANAGIVDGTTVTPARMSRPERAPEVEHVGSRFEELGWTVERPPAAPQEGAGDAVAFAGGLVAGYGRRSSASAYDDLRTRNGWTVTALELPDPRYYHVDLGFCPLDERTAMVVPEAFNATGRAALAEIVEDPVVLTPDEAAAFCANAVVSGQTVVMPHCSPRLGRELERRGFEPAVCDVSEFGKAGGGCRCLTLALDVELDRAAAPSTVGVEG, via the coding sequence ATGACACCGACGACGCCGAAGGTGCCCAAGGCACCGGAGGAGGTAACAGAAGGTGGTCTCGCGTGGGGCCGCCGCGTTCTGATGTGCTCGCCCGAGCACTTCGACGTCACCTATTCCATCAACGTCTGGATGGACCCGGACGTGCGGGTGGACTTCGACCGGGCGTGGCGGCAGTGGGACGATCTTGTGTCCACATTGGAGACTGCGGGCACCGAGGTGCGGACCGTGCCCGCCGCGCCGGGGTTGCCGGACATGGTTTTCACGGCCAACGCCGGCATCGTCGACGGCACCACGGTCACGCCGGCCCGGATGAGCAGGCCCGAGCGCGCTCCCGAGGTCGAGCACGTCGGCAGCCGGTTCGAGGAGCTGGGCTGGACGGTCGAGCGGCCTCCCGCCGCGCCGCAGGAGGGCGCGGGTGACGCGGTGGCGTTCGCCGGTGGGCTCGTGGCCGGCTACGGCCGCCGGTCCTCCGCGTCGGCATATGACGACCTGCGGACGCGCAACGGCTGGACCGTGACCGCGCTCGAACTTCCCGATCCCCGTTACTACCACGTCGATCTGGGGTTCTGTCCGCTCGACGAGCGGACTGCGATGGTGGTGCCGGAAGCCTTCAACGCCACCGGTCGCGCCGCGCTGGCCGAGATCGTCGAGGACCCGGTGGTTCTCACGCCGGACGAAGCAGCGGCGTTCTGCGCGAACGCCGTGGTGTCCGGGCAAACCGTGGTGATGCCGCACTGCTCACCGCGGCTGGGCCGCGAACTCGAGCGCCGCGGCTTCGAGCCCGCGGTGTGCGATGTTTCCGAGTTCGGCAAGGCAGGCGGCGGCTGCCGCTGCCTGACCCTGGCGCTCGACGTGGAGCTGGACCGCGCGGCGGCACCCTCCACAGTGGGGGTGGAGGGATGA
- a CDS encoding alpha/beta hydrolase, with translation MTGVLIAAAAVAVPATASAAEAIDWQPCPKGEGALCATIEVPLDWSRPDGAKTKIGLAKRPAKDQANRIGSILVDPGGPGGSGVSMVANADPFTEAVTARFDVVGFDPRGINTSQQLLCDETLSQQALDARRPTSQAEFDNLVSLNKQLMDSCREHSGELIDHVDNLNTARDMDAIRAALGEEKLNYVGYSYGSLMGQQYAELFPDRIRAMVNDGNMDHSLRTAWDFMRTETEPVEVAFEEFAKWCDTTEACALHGQGTAKVYGELKERAKAGKLTNPATGAPIDFYELSQRTFSVTRPGMWGNLATELKKFKDGGGAPSPLSLEAAAAINNPYPPIWCSDWRYPVKNFAEYEKLRTKLSAKFPNMEWSPYVDHALTCAGDPLKTTNPQKPLKIEGAPPLVMVGNLHDPATVYAWNKTAAKQSGSHLITYEGWGHTAYRGDGPSPCVNEAVDAYLLELKVPRKGLSCPATEKPGSSSSAKTLNPGSPGPYQR, from the coding sequence ATGACCGGGGTACTGATCGCGGCTGCCGCCGTCGCCGTGCCGGCCACGGCGAGTGCGGCGGAGGCCATCGACTGGCAGCCGTGCCCGAAGGGCGAGGGCGCCCTGTGCGCCACCATCGAGGTGCCGCTCGACTGGTCGCGGCCGGACGGCGCGAAGACCAAGATCGGGCTCGCCAAGCGGCCGGCCAAGGACCAGGCGAACCGGATCGGCTCGATCCTGGTCGACCCCGGCGGGCCCGGTGGCAGCGGCGTGAGCATGGTGGCCAACGCCGACCCGTTCACCGAGGCGGTGACCGCGCGCTTCGACGTCGTCGGCTTCGATCCGCGCGGCATCAACACAAGTCAGCAACTGCTCTGCGACGAAACGCTGTCGCAGCAGGCACTCGACGCCCGGCGGCCCACCAGCCAGGCGGAGTTCGACAACCTGGTCTCGCTCAACAAGCAGCTGATGGACAGCTGCCGTGAGCATTCCGGTGAGCTGATCGACCACGTCGACAACCTCAACACCGCGCGCGACATGGACGCCATCCGCGCCGCGCTCGGCGAGGAGAAGCTCAACTACGTCGGTTACTCGTACGGGTCGCTGATGGGGCAGCAGTACGCGGAGCTGTTCCCGGACCGGATCCGGGCGATGGTCAACGACGGCAACATGGACCACAGCCTGCGGACGGCGTGGGACTTCATGCGGACCGAGACCGAGCCGGTGGAGGTGGCCTTCGAGGAGTTCGCGAAGTGGTGCGACACCACCGAAGCCTGCGCGCTGCACGGGCAGGGCACCGCGAAGGTCTACGGCGAACTGAAGGAGCGGGCCAAAGCGGGCAAGCTCACCAACCCGGCCACGGGCGCTCCGATCGACTTCTACGAGCTGTCGCAGCGGACGTTTTCGGTGACCAGGCCGGGAATGTGGGGCAACCTGGCTACCGAACTCAAGAAGTTCAAGGACGGCGGGGGCGCGCCGTCGCCGTTGTCACTCGAAGCGGCCGCCGCGATCAACAACCCGTATCCGCCGATCTGGTGCAGCGACTGGCGCTACCCGGTGAAGAACTTCGCCGAGTACGAGAAGCTGCGCACGAAGTTGTCCGCGAAGTTCCCGAACATGGAGTGGAGTCCCTACGTCGACCACGCGCTCACCTGCGCCGGTGACCCGCTGAAGACGACGAACCCGCAGAAGCCACTCAAGATCGAGGGTGCGCCGCCGCTGGTCATGGTCGGCAACTTGCACGACCCGGCGACGGTCTACGCGTGGAACAAAACCGCCGCGAAACAGAGCGGTTCGCACCTGATCACCTACGAGGGCTGGGGCCACACCGCCTACCGCGGCGACGGGCCGAGCCCGTGCGTCAACGAAGCGGTGGACGCGTACCTGCTCGAGCTGAAGGTGCCGCGGAAGGGCCTGTCCTGCCCGGCCACGGAGAAACCGGGATCTTCGTCGTCCGCGAAGACCCTGAACCCGGGGTCGCCTGGGCCGTACCAGCGATAG
- a CDS encoding type III PLP-dependent enzyme → MTVAAFSPRIARWLHDNDPPTPCLVLDLDVVTRRYHEQRAALPFATPYYAVKASPDPAVIALLVKLGACFDVASRAEIDLCLANGADAGSLSYGNTIKKSADIAYAHRRGVSMFVFDNVRELDKIADAAPGAAVYCRLLSESTGARWRLGDNFGCSLEYAVELMTRAAQLGLRPSGLSFHVGSQQLEPARWEPNIAAASEAFAKLRANDVELEMLNLGGGFPARYAEPVLPISQFGKVIAQALDRWFPGPQRPRIVTEPGRSISAEAGVLRTQVVSVREPFDGADRWVYLDAGRFGGLAETDGEAILYRVETERGGPTQPVILAGPTCDSVDVIYRDAAYALPKELQIGDRVDFLSAGAYTASYSSIGFNGFPPLPTYCIGGESS, encoded by the coding sequence ATGACGGTCGCCGCGTTCAGCCCCCGCATCGCGCGGTGGCTCCACGACAACGACCCGCCGACCCCGTGCCTGGTGCTCGACCTCGACGTGGTGACCCGGCGCTACCACGAACAACGGGCCGCGCTGCCTTTCGCGACCCCGTACTACGCGGTCAAGGCGAGCCCGGATCCCGCGGTGATCGCCCTTCTCGTGAAACTGGGGGCCTGCTTCGACGTCGCCAGCCGGGCCGAGATCGACCTGTGCCTGGCCAATGGAGCCGATGCCGGCTCACTGTCCTACGGCAACACCATCAAGAAGAGCGCGGACATCGCCTACGCCCATCGGCGGGGAGTGTCGATGTTCGTGTTCGACAACGTGCGCGAACTCGACAAGATCGCCGACGCGGCACCCGGGGCGGCGGTGTACTGCCGGTTGCTCAGCGAGAGCACCGGGGCGCGGTGGCGCCTCGGCGACAACTTCGGCTGCTCACTCGAGTACGCCGTGGAGCTGATGACCCGAGCGGCGCAGCTGGGCCTGCGTCCCAGCGGACTGTCCTTCCACGTCGGCTCCCAGCAACTCGAGCCGGCGCGGTGGGAGCCCAACATCGCCGCCGCGTCCGAGGCGTTCGCGAAGCTGCGCGCCAACGACGTGGAACTCGAGATGCTCAACCTCGGTGGTGGCTTTCCCGCTCGCTACGCCGAACCCGTTCTCCCGATCAGCCAGTTCGGGAAGGTGATCGCACAGGCGCTCGACCGGTGGTTCCCCGGTCCGCAGCGGCCACGAATCGTGACCGAGCCGGGTCGTTCGATCAGCGCCGAGGCCGGGGTGCTGCGCACCCAGGTGGTCTCGGTGCGCGAACCGTTCGACGGTGCCGACCGCTGGGTCTACCTGGACGCGGGTCGCTTCGGCGGGCTCGCCGAAACCGACGGCGAGGCGATCCTGTACCGGGTCGAGACCGAGCGCGGCGGGCCGACGCAACCGGTGATCCTGGCCGGGCCGACCTGCGACAGCGTCGACGTGATCTACCGCGACGCCGCCTACGCGTTGCCCAAAGAGCTTCAAATCGGTGACCGCGTCGACTTCCTCAGCGCGGGCGCCTACACCGCGAGCTACTCCTCGATCGGGTTCAACGGGTTCCCGCCGTTGCCTACCTACTGCATCGGAGGCGAATCATCATGA
- a CDS encoding STAS domain-containing protein, producing MTATLSATFHSGESVLVLSGDLDRRSAPALRDLLHARITLGQDFVLDLRSISFFGVAALAELLRAANSAAQHDVNWTMVTWGSVVDRTIDATGTRTVLETRPDLAGALANLRGRRHHPGTIPAHVPTRPFRTDKPD from the coding sequence ATGACCGCGACACTGTCGGCAACCTTCCACTCCGGAGAATCCGTCCTGGTACTGAGCGGCGACCTGGACCGTCGTTCGGCGCCGGCACTGCGGGATCTGCTCCACGCGAGAATCACCCTCGGTCAGGATTTTGTGCTCGACCTGCGCAGTATCAGCTTTTTCGGCGTCGCGGCGCTGGCCGAACTGCTGAGGGCGGCGAATTCGGCGGCCCAGCACGACGTCAACTGGACCATGGTGACCTGGGGTTCGGTGGTCGACCGGACGATCGATGCCACCGGGACCCGCACCGTGCTCGAGACCCGGCCCGACCTGGCCGGCGCACTCGCCAACCTCAGGGGGCGACGTCATCATCCGGGAACGATTCCGGCACACGTGCCCACTCGACCGTTCCGGACAGACAAACCGGACTGA
- a CDS encoding GNAT family N-acetyltransferase, with the protein MSATTASARRVEEVVTRPVEHDRWDDLVEVFGSNGGCEGCWCMYWRVTSGPEYDRMRGAPARAEFSRLVRDGEVPGLLAYHDERPVGWCAVAPRPAYVRLRRSRTLRPAEPDDPGVWAVPCFYIKNEHRRRGVADQLLAAAVRHAERQGAHTIEAYPTDSEHRRYSSGELHMGTVDLFTRHGFSEVDRPSPGRVIVRRDLA; encoded by the coding sequence ATGAGCGCTACCACCGCGTCGGCACGGCGCGTCGAGGAAGTGGTGACCCGCCCGGTCGAACACGACCGGTGGGACGACCTCGTGGAGGTGTTCGGCAGCAACGGGGGCTGCGAGGGTTGCTGGTGCATGTACTGGCGGGTGACCTCGGGACCCGAGTACGACCGGATGCGCGGTGCGCCCGCGCGAGCCGAGTTCTCCCGTCTGGTGCGCGACGGTGAGGTGCCGGGGCTGCTGGCCTACCACGACGAGCGTCCGGTGGGCTGGTGTGCGGTGGCGCCGCGCCCCGCGTATGTGCGGCTGCGCCGCTCGCGGACCCTGCGCCCGGCCGAGCCCGACGACCCCGGTGTGTGGGCGGTGCCGTGCTTCTACATCAAGAACGAGCATCGCCGCCGCGGTGTCGCCGACCAGTTGCTCGCCGCCGCGGTCCGCCACGCCGAGCGGCAGGGTGCGCACACCATCGAGGCTTATCCCACCGATTCGGAGCACCGCCGCTATTCCTCCGGGGAACTGCACATGGGCACCGTGGACCTGTTCACACGCCACGGGTTCTCCGAGGTCGACCGCCCCTCTCCGGGACGAGTCATCGTGCGGCGGGATCTGGCCTGA
- a CDS encoding MarR family winged helix-turn-helix transcriptional regulator produces MDDRTANLVAALVVALSDELEAGSTQVAGQSAVGTAALATLLSAPGARVDALGRVLGLTGSGTVRLVDRLVAAELVERRRDTSDLRGVSLWLTDQGRAAATEVVTRRREVVARALAPLSDAQRAVVAEAVEPVLAELVKDRSRADRVCRFCDYSVCPEADCPVERAVP; encoded by the coding sequence GTGGATGACCGGACCGCGAACCTCGTCGCCGCGCTCGTCGTGGCGCTGTCCGACGAGTTGGAGGCGGGCAGCACGCAGGTCGCGGGCCAGTCCGCGGTCGGCACGGCGGCCCTCGCGACACTGCTGTCGGCGCCGGGAGCCCGGGTCGATGCCCTTGGCCGGGTACTCGGGCTCACCGGCTCCGGCACGGTCCGCTTGGTCGACCGGCTCGTTGCGGCCGAGCTGGTCGAGCGCCGTCGTGACACCAGCGACCTGCGTGGTGTCTCGCTCTGGTTGACCGATCAGGGTCGCGCCGCGGCCACGGAGGTCGTGACACGGCGCCGCGAGGTGGTGGCCCGTGCTCTCGCCCCGCTGAGCGACGCCCAGCGCGCCGTCGTGGCCGAGGCCGTGGAGCCGGTGCTCGCCGAGCTGGTCAAGGACCGGTCCCGCGCGGATCGGGTGTGCCGGTTCTGCGACTACTCCGTGTGCCCCGAGGCCGACTGTCCCGTCGAAAGAGCAGTGCCCTGA
- a CDS encoding YiiX/YebB-like N1pC/P60 family cysteine hydrolase, producing MTATIVAGAAMAGLLAGPAQAAEADTSSPVGTASSDDGACKTKKTVGKAKNKGDVFHSYAQTAVFKHNHIGIYYTTNTIVEAPGKGQKSKSVTASTLKKCGPIYKMYVEAKQSSRDKAANYAYNNLRDKEYDSNFVTNKTSNNTKLNCSELVWKAYKKAVDIELDGDGGLGVFPNDIKNDGSTEIYETIK from the coding sequence ATGACGGCCACCATTGTCGCGGGAGCGGCAATGGCCGGCCTGCTCGCCGGGCCCGCCCAGGCCGCGGAGGCGGACACGTCGAGCCCGGTCGGCACCGCTTCCTCCGACGACGGTGCCTGCAAGACGAAAAAGACGGTCGGAAAGGCGAAGAACAAGGGGGACGTCTTCCACTCCTACGCGCAGACCGCCGTGTTCAAGCACAACCACATCGGCATCTACTACACGACGAACACGATCGTGGAGGCACCCGGAAAGGGCCAGAAGAGCAAGTCGGTCACGGCATCCACGCTGAAGAAGTGCGGTCCCATCTACAAGATGTACGTCGAGGCAAAGCAGTCCAGCCGCGACAAGGCCGCCAACTACGCCTACAACAATCTCCGCGACAAGGAGTACGACAGCAACTTCGTGACGAACAAGACGAGCAACAACACGAAGCTGAACTGCTCCGAACTGGTGTGGAAGGCGTACAAGAAGGCCGTGGACATCGAGCTGGACGGCGACGGCGGGCTGGGCGTCTTCCCCAACGACATCAAGAACGACGGCAGCACCGAGATCTACGAGACCATCAAGTAA
- a CDS encoding saccharopine dehydrogenase C-terminal domain-containing protein, with the protein MTERLSVPGRVLVLGCGSVSQCLQPLLLAHLDMPFDRLTVLDMEDRRSQIPDTLAAGCRFVQRQLTPENLAATLAEQVGPGDLLLNLTWNIGAEDIIGWCHDNGVLYVDTSVEQWDPYADMNARHPADKTLFARHHALRRLSRSWGDRGPTAIIEHGANPGLVSHWTKVGLEDVATAMLKEGVEDLDRRARIERALDEADHARMAMETGTRAIHISERDTQIGSLPKEPEEFVNTWSVEGFYEEGVAPAELGWGTHERELPPAAVVPESGIGNQICLARPGMATWVRSWVPSSGPIHGMLIRHGEAVTISDHLAVADDDGTVIYRPTVHYAYLPTDAALASVHECGMRGFRLQERQRIMTDEIISGADELGVLLLGHDLGAWWTGSQLSIEETRELVSGQNATTLQVAASVLAAAFAAVRHPERGLCRPDDLDHREILAIADPYLGPTPSVRSDWTPQATGPGPFDDYLGVKPPDDPWQFSNVLVA; encoded by the coding sequence ATGACCGAACGACTTTCCGTCCCCGGCCGAGTGCTGGTTCTCGGCTGTGGCTCGGTTTCCCAGTGCCTGCAGCCGCTGCTGCTCGCTCATCTGGACATGCCCTTCGACCGGCTGACCGTGCTGGACATGGAGGACCGGCGCTCGCAGATCCCGGACACGCTCGCCGCCGGGTGCCGGTTCGTCCAGCGGCAGCTGACTCCCGAGAACCTCGCCGCGACCCTCGCCGAGCAGGTCGGACCTGGCGACCTGCTGCTGAACCTGACCTGGAACATCGGCGCCGAAGACATCATCGGCTGGTGCCACGACAACGGTGTGCTCTACGTCGACACCTCGGTCGAGCAATGGGATCCCTACGCGGACATGAACGCCCGGCACCCGGCCGACAAGACCCTCTTCGCCCGCCATCATGCGCTGCGGCGCCTGAGCCGAAGCTGGGGTGACCGCGGTCCGACCGCGATCATCGAGCACGGTGCCAACCCGGGTTTGGTGAGCCACTGGACCAAGGTCGGGCTCGAGGACGTCGCCACGGCCATGCTCAAGGAGGGCGTCGAGGACCTGGACCGGCGGGCCCGGATCGAGCGGGCGCTGGACGAGGCCGACCACGCGCGGATGGCGATGGAGACCGGCACGCGGGCCATCCACATCTCCGAGCGCGACACCCAGATCGGCTCGCTGCCCAAGGAACCCGAGGAGTTCGTCAACACCTGGTCGGTCGAGGGCTTCTACGAGGAAGGTGTCGCGCCCGCCGAACTCGGGTGGGGCACCCACGAGCGTGAGCTGCCGCCGGCGGCGGTGGTCCCGGAATCCGGCATCGGCAACCAGATCTGCCTCGCCCGTCCGGGGATGGCCACCTGGGTGCGTTCGTGGGTGCCGTCATCGGGGCCGATACACGGGATGTTGATCCGGCACGGCGAGGCCGTGACGATCAGCGACCATCTCGCGGTCGCCGATGACGACGGGACGGTCATCTACCGTCCGACCGTGCACTACGCCTACCTGCCCACCGACGCGGCGCTGGCGTCGGTGCACGAGTGCGGGATGCGGGGGTTCCGGCTCCAGGAGCGCCAGCGGATCATGACCGACGAGATCATCAGCGGCGCCGACGAGCTCGGCGTGCTGCTGCTCGGCCATGACCTCGGGGCGTGGTGGACCGGGTCGCAACTGTCCATTGAGGAGACCCGTGAGTTGGTGAGCGGGCAGAACGCCACCACCCTGCAGGTCGCGGCCTCGGTACTGGCGGCGGCGTTCGCCGCCGTGCGCCACCCGGAGCGGGGACTGTGCCGGCCCGACGACCTCGACCACCGCGAGATCCTCGCGATCGCCGATCCCTATCTCGGACCGACCCCTTCGGTGCGCAGCGACTGGACACCCCAGGCGACCGGCCCGGGCCCGTTCGACGACTACCTCGGCGTGAAGCCGCCGGACGACCCCTGGCAGTTCTCCAACGTGCTCGTGGCCTGA